A genomic stretch from Psilocybe cubensis strain MGC-MH-2018 chromosome 1, whole genome shotgun sequence includes:
- a CDS encoding 50S ribosomal protein L4, with the protein MLGKAISRVSRLPSRATRLTTRIVKPTVNVKERPPVQQQAAPILEPVYLSLTPSLKRGRWDPPAESNVAVLEPTVFRHPLRKDILHLCVTHYLDSLRQGSANTKTRGEVRGSGRKVRRQKGTGKARLGDNQSPMLRGGGVAFGPKPRDFSTKLPRKVIEMGMRVALSAKLREQRLGVMTRLYWPNGKTKYLVRRIDQLGLRKTLFISGEPTVHEGLRRAIGNIPLVQLSSVSDITVYELMKWDRVVMDLKAVEYFEQRLKKQNIPTTALPIAAAEEVKVPVTLLAEESQTLQTSSP; encoded by the exons ATGCTGGGGAAGGCCATATCGCGG GTTTCTCGCCTTCCTTCGCGCGCCACGCGCCTCACCACACGAATTGTGAAGCCAACAGTAAACGTTAAGGAGCGGCCACCTGTACAACAACAAG CCGCTCCCATTCTTGAACCTGTGTATCTTTCTCTCACCCCTTCACTCAAGCGCGGGCGATGGGATCCTCCCGCCGAAAGCAACGTCGCTGTCCTTGAACCCACCGTGTTCCGACACCCACTTCGAAAGGACATCCTCCACCTCTGCGTCACTCATTACCTAGATTCCTTGCGTCAAGGCTCAGCAAACACTAAAACTCGTGGAGAAGTCCGAGGGTCTGGCCGCAAGGTTCGTCGTCAGAAGGGAACAGGCAAAGCGCGTCTCGGTGATAACCAAAGTCCCATGctgagaggaggaggtgtcGCCTTCGGACCTAAGCCCCGAGATTTCAGCACTAAACTACCACGAAAGGTCATAGAGATGGGCATGCGCGTCGCCTTGAGCGCTAAGCTTCGGGAACAGCGACTAGGCGTCATGACTCGATTATACTGGCCTAATGGTAAAACAAAGTACCTTGTGCGGAGAATCGACCAACTCGGCTTGCGCAAGACTTTGTTTATCAGCGGAGAGCCAACTGTGCATGAAGGCTTGCGACGCGCTATTGGTAACATCCCCCTCGTGCAGTTGAGCAGCGTGAGCGACATAACCGTCTACGAACTCATGAAATGGGATAGAGTCGTTATGGATTTGAAGGCTGTCGAATACTTCGAGCAGCGTCTGAAGAAACAAAACATCCCTACAACTGCTTTACCCATCGCCGCAGCTGAAGAAGTCAAGGTGCCAGTAACCCTTCTTGCTGAGGAATCCCAGACACTCCAGACTAGTTCGCCCTAA
- a CDS encoding recombinase rad51, translated as MSQPSQSQELGEDEEQEFQMTGPLLVNKLQESGIHPNDIKKLSEFGLNTVESVAFTPKKVLLTIKGISEQKADKILAEAHKIVPLGFQSATEVHARRSELVHITTGSKQLDALLGGGIETGAITELFGEFRTGKSQLCHTLAVTCQLPVNMGGGEGKCLYIDTEGTFRPVRLLAVAERYGLNGEEVLDNVAYARAYNADHQNALLTSASALMSESRWDKFAIICMYSALSSPAGRGELSSRQNHLGKFLRTLQRLADEFGIAVVVTNQVMSSPDAAAGPYAGNEKKPIGGNIMAHASTTRLQLKKARGNTRSCKIYDSPCLPESETHFAILATGIGDPEEET; from the exons ATGTCCCAACCTTCCCAATCACAAGAGCTtggcgaagatgaagagcAAGAGTTTCAAATGACAGGCCCCCTCCTTGTGAACAAACTCCAAGAATCTGGAATCCATCCAAACGACATTAAGAAACTCTCAGAGTTCGGTCTGAACACCGTCGAATCTGTAGCGTTTACACCGAAGAAGGTGCTGCTGACCATCAAAGGGATATCTGAACAAAAAGCGGATAAGATTCTTGCTGAAG CACACAAGATCGTGCCTCTTGGGTTTCAAAGTGCCACAGAGGTTCATGCGCGTCGCTCAGAGCTAGTACATATTACTACCGGATCGAAGCAGCTCGATGCTCTCCTCGGAG GTGGGATAGAAACTGGTGCAATTACGGAACTTTTTGGCGAGTTTAGAACAGGAAAATCGCAATTGTGCCATACACTCGCCGTAACATGCCAGCTTCCCGTTAACATGGGAGGCGGAGAAGGCAAATGCTTATACATCGATACCGAAGGCACTTTCCGTCCAGTCCGTCTTCTTGCCGTCGCCGAGAGATACGGGCTTAATGGGGAGGAAGTGCTGGATAACGTTGCATATGCACGAGCATACAATGCTGACCATCAAAACGCCCTGCTAACCAGTGCTAGTGCCCTGATGTCAGAGTCAAGGTGGGATAAATTCGCTATTATTTGCATGTATAGTGCATTGAGCTCTCCTGC TGGTCGTGGGGAACTGTCATCAAGGCAAAACCATCTGGGCAAATTCTTACGCACCCTGCAACGCCTCGCAGATGAG TTTGGAATCGCAGTTGTAGTGACGAATCAGGTCATGTCGAGTCCTGATGCGGCTGCTGGCCCCTATGCTGGCAATGAGAAGAAACCGATTGGTGGCAACATCATGGCTCATGCGTCTACCACTCG ACTTCAATTGAAGAAAGCACGAGGCAACACACGTTCATGTAAAATTTACGATTCCCCATGCTTACCAGAGTCCGAAACGCACTTTGCCATTCTGGCGACTGGAATTGGCGATCCTGAGGAGGAGACTTGA